Proteins co-encoded in one Stutzerimonas stutzeri genomic window:
- a CDS encoding polysaccharide pyruvyl transferase family protein translates to MIIEIRKAGFVNKGAELMLHAALQKLKARYPDATFVMAPTPKKAEQPFRKLVQLGFYPKAWLWRYGIQWGTLANFAPRPLREMYGVVLDKEVDVVIDAAGFAYSDQWGEDPCAELAQSAKRWKKNGTRVILMPQALGPFKSEKNQAAMKTAVENIDLIFPRERVSYEHLTGLVGEQSKIRQSPDFTNLIKGVLPANFDTEQNRFCIVPNCRMLDKTDQQTREAYLPFLISCARYLQEKGAKPFVLVHEGKDDQRLADELSAAVGGIPIVQESGALEIKGILGACSGTLGSRFHGLVSALSQGVPALATGWSHKYQMLFEDYGFPEGLVQVTTDEAEIKRKIDLVIDESERIKTLIQARTDQLKQQSEQMWQDVFAVIDQCERVRQAHPQTAGAA, encoded by the coding sequence ATGATTATCGAGATCAGAAAGGCAGGCTTCGTCAATAAAGGCGCTGAGCTGATGTTGCATGCGGCGCTGCAGAAGCTGAAGGCCCGGTATCCAGACGCTACCTTCGTCATGGCCCCAACGCCGAAGAAGGCCGAGCAACCCTTTCGCAAGCTGGTGCAGCTGGGCTTTTACCCCAAGGCCTGGCTGTGGCGTTACGGCATTCAGTGGGGCACGCTGGCCAACTTCGCGCCGCGCCCGCTGCGCGAGATGTACGGCGTGGTGCTGGACAAGGAGGTCGATGTGGTCATCGATGCGGCCGGCTTCGCCTACAGCGACCAGTGGGGCGAGGATCCCTGTGCCGAACTCGCTCAGTCGGCCAAGCGCTGGAAGAAGAACGGCACCCGCGTGATCCTCATGCCCCAGGCCCTGGGCCCTTTCAAATCGGAGAAGAACCAGGCGGCCATGAAGACGGCGGTCGAGAACATCGACCTGATCTTCCCGCGCGAGCGCGTCTCCTACGAGCATCTGACCGGCCTGGTCGGCGAGCAGAGCAAAATCAGGCAATCGCCGGATTTCACCAACCTGATCAAGGGGGTGCTGCCGGCGAACTTCGACACCGAGCAGAACCGCTTCTGCATCGTGCCCAACTGCCGGATGCTCGACAAAACCGACCAGCAGACGCGCGAGGCCTACCTGCCGTTTCTGATCAGCTGTGCCCGCTACCTGCAGGAAAAGGGAGCCAAGCCCTTCGTACTGGTACACGAAGGCAAGGACGACCAACGCCTGGCAGACGAATTGTCGGCAGCGGTGGGCGGTATCCCGATCGTCCAGGAAAGCGGAGCACTGGAGATCAAGGGCATCCTCGGCGCCTGCAGCGGCACCCTGGGCAGTCGCTTCCACGGCCTGGTCAGTGCGTTGTCTCAAGGCGTACCGGCGCTGGCCACCGGCTGGAGCCACAAGTACCAGATGCTGTTCGAGGATTACGGCTTCCCCGAAGGGCTGGTGCAGGTCACCACCGATGAGGCCGAAATCAAACGCAAGATCGACCTGGTGATCGACGAAAGCGAGCGGATCAAGACGCTGATTCAGGCCCGTACCGACCAGCTCAAGCAGCAGTCCGAGCAGATGTGGCAGGACGTCTTCGCGGTCATCGATCAGTGCGAGCGAGTCCGCCAGGCACATCCGCAAACCGCCGGCGCCGCCTGA
- a CDS encoding nitroreductase family protein → MSLMSLARALPEPVKVAIKATRDTTGLALVRLFSSSGFLASLYYCFVSREFDREHRAVLLGRLNFARRMQGKGENDAFLRRNVHRLEKGLIMRPRRATFAEDYIGPTVRCFADAAQAGIANGQQRWANDVLTDYFGAVGSTPRIDSARQAFAGIHHDDANRCVPYPHSQLPDCPVSYDELMVLFRRRRSVRWYQDKPVSNDVLEQAVRAAALAPSACNRQPFRFYVSNGKDKAAAVAQCAGGTAGFHDNLPCVIAVVGDLGCYPEARDRHVVYIDGSLAAMQLMLALESLGLSSCSINWPDVEERERQLAKILGLAYHERTVMLLAVGYADPTGGIPYSDKKTETDLIVYN, encoded by the coding sequence ATGAGCCTCATGTCCCTAGCCAGAGCCCTGCCTGAGCCGGTCAAGGTCGCGATCAAGGCGACCCGGGACACCACCGGGCTGGCCTTGGTCCGGCTGTTTTCCAGCAGCGGCTTTCTCGCCTCGCTGTATTACTGCTTCGTCAGCCGCGAATTCGACCGCGAGCACCGTGCGGTGCTGCTCGGTCGCCTGAATTTCGCTCGGCGGATGCAGGGCAAGGGCGAAAACGACGCCTTCCTGCGGCGCAACGTTCACCGGCTGGAAAAAGGGCTGATCATGCGGCCACGGCGCGCGACCTTTGCCGAGGATTACATCGGCCCGACCGTGCGTTGCTTCGCTGATGCAGCCCAGGCGGGCATTGCCAATGGCCAGCAGCGCTGGGCCAACGATGTGTTGACCGACTACTTCGGCGCGGTCGGCAGCACGCCACGTATCGATTCGGCCAGGCAGGCCTTCGCCGGCATCCACCACGACGATGCCAATCGCTGCGTGCCCTATCCGCACAGCCAGCTGCCGGACTGCCCGGTCAGCTACGACGAGCTGATGGTGCTGTTCCGCCGCCGCCGCTCGGTGCGCTGGTATCAGGACAAGCCGGTCAGCAACGACGTGCTGGAGCAGGCCGTCCGCGCGGCCGCGCTGGCGCCCTCGGCCTGCAACCGTCAACCGTTCCGCTTCTATGTCAGCAACGGTAAGGACAAGGCCGCCGCGGTCGCCCAGTGTGCCGGCGGTACGGCGGGCTTCCATGACAACCTGCCGTGCGTGATCGCCGTGGTCGGTGACCTGGGCTGCTACCCCGAGGCACGCGACCGCCACGTGGTCTATATCGATGGCTCGCTGGCCGCGATGCAACTGATGCTGGCATTGGAAAGCCTGGGCCTGTCGAGCTGCTCGATCAACTGGCCGGACGTCGAGGAACGCGAGCGCCAACTGGCAAAAATCTTGGGCCTGGCCTACCACGAGCGCACCGTGATGCTGCTCGCCGTGGGCTATGCCGATCCAACGGGAGGGATTCCTTATTCGGACAAGAAGACCGAGACAGACTTGATCGTATACAACTGA
- a CDS encoding flippase has protein sequence MTAIKTIFDKLKLYLFNASWMMAERLLNIGVGFLMAIVLARYLGPEQFGILAYAISMTAIFASAGHMGLAGLVVREVVKQPAAVPETLGTTFMLKLTGMTLGFVLILVYASLFEEVGGTEFWMLLIVASAIFFQTFDVVEYWFQSQVQAKYPAIAKSSAILLSAGLKLLMVFSGAGVVAFAFAHTAQFVMAALILAVLYKGTTRVSLMTWKASFARARELLSQGWIIYLGSIFAVVYMKIDQVMLKWMVGAEEVGVYAVAAQLSEAWYFLPTAIVASFFPKLIKLHEADPARFNQRFQQLLDLLFILAIAVALLVSLVAGPLISLLFGAEYQNSASILTIHIWAGLFIFMRAAFSRWILIEGALMFSLITQGLGALANVGLNALLIPHYGGEGAAMATLISYAVASYAALLVHNKTRPVFLMMTKSMVSPVRYAFKAVGAAR, from the coding sequence ATGACAGCAATCAAGACGATATTCGACAAACTCAAGCTCTACCTCTTCAACGCTTCGTGGATGATGGCGGAGCGGTTGCTGAACATCGGCGTGGGTTTTCTCATGGCGATCGTGCTGGCCCGTTACCTGGGGCCAGAGCAATTCGGCATTCTTGCCTATGCCATTTCGATGACGGCGATCTTCGCCTCCGCCGGCCACATGGGCCTGGCGGGCCTGGTGGTGCGCGAGGTGGTCAAGCAGCCGGCGGCGGTGCCGGAGACGCTGGGCACCACGTTCATGCTCAAGCTGACCGGGATGACCCTTGGTTTCGTGCTGATCCTGGTCTACGCCTCGCTGTTCGAGGAGGTCGGCGGGACCGAGTTCTGGATGTTGCTCATCGTCGCCTCGGCCATCTTTTTCCAGACCTTCGATGTGGTGGAATACTGGTTCCAGTCGCAGGTCCAGGCCAAGTACCCGGCCATTGCCAAGTCCAGCGCGATCCTGCTCTCGGCCGGTCTGAAATTGCTGATGGTGTTCAGCGGAGCCGGTGTGGTGGCCTTTGCCTTCGCGCATACGGCGCAGTTCGTGATGGCCGCGCTGATCCTCGCGGTGCTCTACAAGGGCACCACCCGTGTCTCGCTGATGACCTGGAAGGCCAGTTTCGCGCGGGCGCGGGAGTTGCTCAGCCAGGGCTGGATCATCTACCTCGGCTCGATCTTCGCCGTGGTCTACATGAAGATCGACCAGGTCATGCTCAAGTGGATGGTCGGCGCCGAGGAGGTGGGTGTCTATGCCGTGGCCGCGCAGCTGTCGGAGGCCTGGTATTTCCTGCCCACCGCCATCGTCGCCTCCTTTTTCCCCAAGCTGATCAAGCTGCACGAGGCGGACCCGGCCCGCTTCAATCAGCGCTTCCAGCAGTTGCTCGATCTGCTGTTCATCCTCGCCATCGCCGTTGCGCTGCTGGTGTCACTCGTCGCCGGACCGCTGATTTCCCTGCTGTTCGGTGCCGAATACCAGAACTCCGCATCGATCCTCACCATCCATATCTGGGCAGGCCTGTTCATCTTCATGCGCGCCGCGTTCAGCCGCTGGATCCTGATCGAAGGGGCGTTGATGTTCTCCCTGATCACCCAGGGCCTCGGTGCGCTGGCCAATGTCGGTCTGAACGCGCTCTTGATCCCGCACTACGGCGGTGAAGGCGCGGCGATGGCGACCCTCATTTCCTACGCCGTCGCTTCGTACGCTGCGCTGTTGGTGCACAACAAGACGCGCCCGGTGTTTCTCATGATGACCAAGTCGATGGTCAGTCCCGTCCGCTATGCATTCAAAGCCGTAGGAGCCGCCCGATGA
- a CDS encoding methyltransferase: protein MPSQSFSHAELVERFQRLDTFLLCHQALWRPRPFTQLRLDWEADHPALSEWLRGRSLAQAEAEHNHPTHLMAPAPFPQLAAKAAALCALEPIALAPETAADPRQSVDVPGRKWLQIQAFGSALAFSERPRHWLDWCAGKGHLGRRLASHGEAVTCLEWDPVLVEAGHRLSLKLGIEAEHCQQDVMDDSVTTRLGPTVTPVALHACGDLHVRLIEQSIARGCRQLAIAPCCYNRIQGEHYRALSSRAARSALRLSRDDLGLPLSETVTAGARERRQRDQSMAWRLGFDLLQRELRGVDDYLPTPSLPASWLKKSFDDYCRDLAALKSLPAPPPRDWAQLEREGWQRLAEVRNLELLRALFRRPLELWLALDRALLLAENGYSVQLGTFCAAELTPRNLILVAELDHPHAST, encoded by the coding sequence ATGCCCAGCCAGTCTTTCAGCCACGCGGAACTCGTCGAGCGCTTTCAGCGGCTCGACACCTTCCTGCTCTGCCATCAGGCATTGTGGCGACCCCGTCCGTTCACCCAGCTACGCCTCGACTGGGAAGCCGATCACCCGGCCCTTTCCGAATGGCTGCGCGGGCGCTCCCTGGCCCAAGCCGAGGCGGAGCACAACCACCCGACCCATCTCATGGCCCCCGCGCCGTTTCCGCAGCTGGCCGCGAAAGCTGCCGCTCTGTGCGCGCTGGAGCCGATAGCCCTTGCGCCTGAGACCGCAGCCGATCCTCGCCAGTCGGTCGACGTACCCGGGCGCAAATGGCTGCAGATCCAGGCGTTCGGTTCGGCCCTGGCGTTCAGCGAGCGCCCGCGGCACTGGCTCGATTGGTGCGCCGGCAAGGGCCATCTGGGGCGCAGGCTCGCCTCGCACGGGGAGGCCGTGACCTGCCTGGAGTGGGACCCGGTGCTGGTCGAGGCGGGGCATCGCCTGAGCCTGAAGCTGGGTATCGAAGCCGAGCATTGCCAGCAGGACGTCATGGATGACAGCGTGACCACGCGACTCGGCCCGACCGTAACCCCGGTGGCCTTGCATGCCTGTGGCGACCTGCATGTGCGCCTTATCGAACAGAGCATCGCCCGGGGCTGCCGACAGCTGGCAATCGCGCCCTGCTGCTACAACCGCATCCAGGGTGAGCACTACCGCGCCCTGTCGAGTCGGGCGGCACGATCGGCGCTGCGGCTGTCGCGCGACGACCTGGGCCTGCCACTCAGCGAAACGGTCACCGCGGGGGCCCGCGAACGCCGCCAGCGCGATCAATCGATGGCCTGGCGGCTCGGCTTCGACCTGCTGCAACGTGAACTGCGCGGTGTCGACGACTACCTGCCAACGCCTTCACTGCCGGCAAGCTGGCTGAAAAAAAGCTTCGACGATTATTGCCGCGATCTCGCAGCGCTGAAATCGCTACCCGCGCCCCCGCCGCGTGACTGGGCGCAGCTCGAGCGCGAAGGCTGGCAACGCCTCGCTGAAGTACGCAATCTGGAACTGCTGCGCGCCCTGTTCCGCCGGCCACTGGAGCTCTGGCTCGCGCTCGACCGCGCATTGTTGCTGGCGGAAAACGGCTATAGCGTGCAGCTAGGCACCTTCTGCGCGGCCGAGCTGACACCGCGCAATCTCATCCTGGTGGCTGAGCTCGACCACCCACACGCAAGCACATGA
- a CDS encoding TRAP transporter large permease, whose amino-acid sequence MAELMAILLFISICVALMAGYPVAFTLGGVSLLFAGLGMVTGTFDGGYLSALPNRLFGIMNNQTMLAVPLFVFMGVMLEKSRVAEDLLESMSRLFGTLRGGLAISVCVVGALLAASTGIVGATVVTMGLMALPTMLRRGYDPAISTGTLAATGTLGQIIPPSIVLVLLGDVMSSAYQQAQLKMGVFSPKTVSVGDLFVGALLPGLLLVGLYILYIVAVAIFQPKKLPALPQEELGPIEWGKLLNALVPPLLLISAVLGSILAGYATPTEAAALGALGAMILALYKRKLNLAQLREVAYGTTEISAMVFLILIGASLFSLVFRGFGGEVLIEDVFAQLPGGVLGAFFVVMLVIFLLGFILDFIEITFVVVPIVGPVLLAMGLDPIWLGVMIALNLQTSFLTPPFGFALFYLRGVTPKSVPTSTIYKGVVPFILIQLLLLVIAYQFPGLVTWLPEQIYGN is encoded by the coding sequence ATGGCTGAGCTGATGGCGATACTGCTGTTTATCAGCATCTGCGTGGCATTGATGGCCGGTTATCCGGTCGCCTTCACCCTCGGCGGTGTTTCCCTGCTGTTCGCCGGCCTTGGCATGGTCACCGGGACGTTCGATGGCGGCTATCTGAGCGCGCTGCCGAACCGCCTGTTCGGCATCATGAACAACCAGACGATGCTGGCCGTGCCCCTGTTCGTGTTCATGGGTGTGATGCTGGAAAAAAGCCGCGTGGCAGAAGACCTGCTCGAATCCATGTCACGGCTGTTCGGCACCCTGCGCGGCGGCTTGGCGATCTCCGTCTGCGTGGTGGGCGCGCTGCTGGCGGCCAGTACCGGCATCGTTGGCGCCACCGTGGTGACCATGGGCCTGATGGCCCTGCCAACCATGCTTCGTCGCGGCTACGACCCGGCCATCTCCACCGGCACCCTCGCCGCCACCGGCACCCTGGGACAGATCATTCCGCCTTCCATCGTGCTGGTACTGCTGGGTGACGTCATGTCCAGCGCCTATCAGCAGGCGCAGCTGAAGATGGGCGTCTTCTCGCCGAAGACCGTGTCGGTCGGCGACCTGTTCGTCGGCGCGCTGCTGCCCGGCCTGCTGCTGGTCGGCCTGTACATCCTGTACATCGTCGCCGTGGCGATCTTCCAGCCGAAGAAGCTGCCAGCCCTGCCCCAGGAAGAACTCGGACCGATCGAATGGGGCAAGCTGCTCAACGCCCTGGTACCGCCACTGCTGCTGATCAGCGCGGTGCTCGGCTCGATCCTCGCGGGCTACGCGACCCCCACCGAAGCGGCGGCGCTCGGCGCCCTCGGCGCGATGATTCTGGCACTCTACAAGCGCAAGCTGAACCTTGCCCAGCTGCGCGAAGTGGCCTACGGCACCACCGAAATCAGCGCCATGGTGTTCCTGATCCTCATCGGCGCCTCGCTGTTCTCGCTGGTCTTCCGCGGCTTCGGTGGCGAAGTGTTGATCGAGGATGTCTTTGCCCAGCTTCCTGGCGGGGTGCTCGGCGCCTTCTTCGTCGTGATGCTGGTGATCTTCCTGCTCGGCTTCATCCTGGACTTCATCGAGATCACCTTCGTGGTGGTGCCAATCGTCGGTCCGGTGCTGCTGGCCATGGGCCTGGATCCGATCTGGCTCGGCGTGATGATTGCGCTGAACCTGCAGACCTCGTTCCTGACACCGCCCTTCGGTTTCGCCCTGTTCTACCTGCGTGGCGTAACGCCGAAATCGGTCCCCACCAGCACCATCTACAAAGGTGTCGTGCCGTTCATCCTGATCCAGCTGCTGCTACTGGTCATCGCCTACCAGTTCCCTGGCCTGGTCACCTGGCTGCCGGAGCAGATCTACGGCAACTGA
- a CDS encoding TRAP transporter small permease subunit, translated as MSKHAPPLLGLARAIDAVNARFGQACAWLTLFLVIGTAVVVVLRYGFGIGATALQEAVLYAHALVFMGAAAWVLQRNGHVRVDIFYQRFSPRYQALVEVLGTLLFLLPVCLFLGWASWDYVTNSWATLESSSESGGLHFVYLQKSIILILVVCLALQGLAEIIKAAYIMAGRLPAPEVKHG; from the coding sequence ATGTCGAAACATGCCCCCCCACTGCTCGGTCTCGCCAGGGCGATCGATGCGGTGAACGCCCGCTTCGGGCAGGCTTGCGCCTGGCTTACCCTGTTTCTGGTCATCGGTACCGCGGTCGTGGTCGTGCTGCGCTACGGCTTTGGTATTGGCGCCACCGCACTGCAAGAAGCCGTTCTATACGCCCACGCATTGGTGTTCATGGGCGCCGCTGCCTGGGTACTGCAGCGCAACGGCCACGTCCGCGTCGACATCTTCTATCAACGCTTCAGTCCCCGCTACCAGGCCTTGGTCGAGGTGCTCGGCACGCTGCTTTTCCTCCTGCCGGTCTGCCTGTTTCTCGGCTGGGCCAGCTGGGATTACGTGACCAACTCCTGGGCGACGCTGGAGAGCTCCAGCGAATCGGGTGGCCTGCACTTCGTCTACCTGCAAAAGAGCATCATCCTGATCCTGGTGGTCTGCCTGGCCCTGCAAGGCCTGGCCGAAATCATCAAGGCAGCCTACATCATGGCCGGCCGACTGCCAGCGCCGGAGGTGAAGCATGGCTGA
- a CDS encoding TRAP transporter substrate-binding protein, which yields MKRRQILAAAGVGLAATALAGCNKEAEKTAGKTEGTASADTFHWKMVTSWPKNFPGVGVGAENFAKRVNEMSNGRLTVKVYAAGELVPALEVFDAVSRGTAEMGHGAPYYWKGKVPAAQFFCALPFGPNAQEMNAWLHYGGGIQLWEEVYKPYGVLPMACGATGVQTAGWFNKEINSVEDFKGLKMRTPGLGGEVLTKMGGTVVNMPAGEIFTALQTGAIDATEWIGPYNDLALGLHKAAKYYYTPGWQEPNVTFELDVNLKAWETLPDDLKAIVRSAARAVNGDMLDDYNAKNMEALEQLREQGVEVRRLPDEVLARLKEVAAEVVDASAAADPVAKKVWDQQSAYLKRLYEYAELNEKDIYNIRG from the coding sequence ATGAAACGTCGTCAAATTCTGGCCGCCGCTGGCGTTGGTTTGGCCGCAACCGCGCTGGCCGGTTGCAACAAGGAAGCCGAAAAAACCGCAGGCAAGACCGAAGGCACCGCCAGCGCCGACACATTCCACTGGAAGATGGTCACCTCCTGGCCGAAGAACTTCCCCGGCGTCGGTGTCGGTGCGGAAAACTTCGCCAAGCGCGTCAACGAGATGAGCAATGGCCGGCTGACGGTCAAGGTCTACGCGGCCGGTGAGCTGGTCCCGGCCCTGGAAGTCTTCGATGCCGTGTCCCGCGGTACCGCCGAGATGGGTCATGGCGCGCCCTATTACTGGAAGGGCAAGGTGCCGGCGGCGCAGTTCTTCTGCGCGCTGCCGTTCGGCCCGAACGCCCAGGAAATGAACGCCTGGCTGCATTACGGCGGCGGCATCCAGCTTTGGGAAGAGGTGTACAAGCCCTACGGCGTACTGCCGATGGCCTGCGGTGCCACGGGCGTGCAGACGGCCGGCTGGTTCAACAAGGAGATCAATTCGGTCGAGGACTTCAAGGGTCTGAAGATGCGTACGCCGGGTCTGGGCGGCGAAGTGCTGACCAAGATGGGCGGTACCGTGGTCAACATGCCGGCCGGTGAAATCTTCACTGCGCTGCAGACCGGCGCCATCGACGCCACCGAGTGGATCGGGCCGTACAACGACCTGGCTCTGGGCCTGCACAAGGCGGCCAAGTACTACTACACCCCGGGCTGGCAGGAGCCGAACGTGACCTTCGAGCTGGACGTCAACCTGAAGGCCTGGGAGACCCTGCCCGACGATCTCAAGGCCATCGTCCGCTCCGCCGCCCGTGCGGTGAACGGCGACATGCTCGACGACTACAACGCCAAGAACATGGAAGCACTGGAGCAGCTGCGCGAGCAGGGCGTTGAAGTTCGTCGTCTACCGGACGAAGTACTGGCGCGTTTGAAGGAAGTCGCTGCCGAAGTGGTCGATGCCTCCGCTGCGGCCGATCCGGTTGCCAAGAAGGTCTGGGATCAGCAGAGCGCCTACCTCAAGCGGCTGTATGAATATGCCGAGCTGAACGAGAAGGACATCTACAACATTCGCGGCTGA
- a CDS encoding OsmC family protein: protein MKKTASAVWQGDLKSGKGTISTQSGALKDNPYGFNTRFEGAPGTNPEELIGAAHAGCFSMALSMMLGQAGLTAERIDTTAEVTLDKVGEGFSITAIALTLKAKVPGADEAQFQEIANQAKEGCPVSKVLNAQISLNATLES, encoded by the coding sequence ATGAAAAAAACCGCATCGGCCGTCTGGCAAGGTGATCTGAAAAGCGGCAAAGGCACCATCAGCACCCAGAGCGGCGCCTTGAAAGACAACCCGTACGGGTTCAACACCCGCTTCGAAGGCGCGCCGGGCACCAACCCCGAGGAGCTGATCGGCGCGGCCCATGCCGGCTGCTTCTCGATGGCACTGTCGATGATGCTGGGTCAGGCCGGGCTCACCGCCGAACGCATCGACACCACCGCCGAGGTGACGTTGGACAAGGTCGGTGAAGGGTTTTCGATCACCGCCATCGCGCTGACCCTCAAAGCCAAGGTTCCCGGCGCCGATGAAGCGCAGTTCCAGGAGATCGCCAACCAGGCGAAGGAAGGCTGCCCGGTGTCCAAGGTCCTCAACGCGCAGATCAGCCTGAACGCGACGCTGGAAAGCTGA
- a CDS encoding DUF2388 domain-containing protein: MRKTLLTAITLSVLPFGAAMADSSFVRQVLSSGATTASTYMTFHDDKLVAAAREDAGSFVASDGAIRGPYLEAMLMKVRSEQPELQASDMQLANAILATEQQ; this comes from the coding sequence ATGCGCAAGACCCTACTGACGGCAATTACCCTGAGTGTTCTTCCCTTTGGCGCGGCAATGGCGGACAGCAGCTTCGTGCGGCAGGTTCTGTCTTCGGGTGCCACCACCGCCTCCACCTACATGACCTTCCATGATGACAAGCTGGTCGCAGCGGCGCGCGAGGATGCCGGCAGCTTCGTCGCCAGTGACGGCGCGATACGCGGGCCCTATCTCGAAGCCATGCTGATGAAGGTGCGCAGCGAGCAGCCAGAGCTCCAGGCCAGCGACATGCAGCTGGCCAACGCCATTCTCGCCACCGAGCAGCAATAG